In the genome of Rhopalosiphum padi isolate XX-2018 chromosome 1, ASM2088224v1, whole genome shotgun sequence, the window tatattattgtataatatagtgtgtataattatagtgtactgcaatgtttttttaaattttatttgcgATTTCGTTACTATTTTAGATGAACACGGAGACCGGCAAATGGAACTGGGCCAAATTGAAACAGTTATCGGCTTTGTTGGATAACGAAATGCTCAAAAATGAGGCAGATATATTGCAAAAAAACTGCTTTGATGGTGATGATaacttatgatattttaatattattttattttaacttaaataaataatatcatattatcaaacGATATCCCTTTATACGATCggtgcttattataatattattattaagtgtacCTAAacctaacaaaataataaaaatcttctGTAGGATaaattgacaaattaaaattaataatatagcttacatatttttaaaaagtctcGCCTAATCTTAGAAACCGGTTTTACAAAATGGAAATCGccaaaaattctaatttatttattataaatgttttcatgTACTCGTCacgaaaatataatgataagtaCCGTATACCCACTAAATTATACGCGTTTAACTATTCAGTATATACATGCAGTATACGAGATGACTCCAACAACTAGCGATTTTTGTTCTCCCGATTtacgaatatttaaaatctgaaaGTCGTCCGGATGTGACGTAAAGCagctatagataataatataacattgacGTATATTGTCGAATGACAAAAGCCTTTCTATGCGCACTGTATAATAATGACCACGTATGTAATAAGTATAACGCCCATTATACGCTATGTAAATCACACGCCATCCAAAACTATTTTGTTTGATCTAGAAATAAAAGTACATATTgtcatattgtataaaaaataaaacctaaaacaatttttactattataatttagctATAAATCAGAATTGCGTGCGAAAATCATTATCTAGGTCAAATTGCAATTATGATGTTGTTTTGCGACCGAGCTGATTTGCACGAAATACGaacagcataatataatttaatattcagttaaaatgatcgaattaataaatattaaaaatttcaagttaaaaaaaatacaagtatatattatgaataaaataatcaggcgttataatttattctatgaaAACTGTGGTTCAAAAATTTGTAAaagacaaaaaattataataaaattcttatatttttcaatatgatattattatgggcAGGTTGAAAAAATAATGGTCATTTGATCAACCTTTACGtagtcatcactcatcagttAGAACctgtcataataaaatattcggcTCTGTCGCAAAAAACCACACTCACAATAGTCACAATTCGGTTGTCGACTAGAATACCACTCTTTTTTGGCACGCGATTCCGATGCAGTACtatctaagtatatatatatataagtgaatGCATGATTGTATTTGGATCTTTTAGATTAGAAAACTACTGAACTAATTGGCATCAAACTTTGCACACATTGAAACTCGGGGAGTattcttttatttcttttttaacatCAATAGGCTTCTAAATAGGATAGTTTACTCgcgaatttaatttaaactcacagaaatcgaataatattttaatttatggctTTATgtattgagttaaaaaaaacaaaatttgcaaACAATTGTACAGACTACAGACGATCCTTCACACGTTTCTAtaggataatttttaaataaaataatatttaatgaattgttttttattcaaatgtacAACAAATAGCAATGTCCGCATGTGTGCGTATAGCTCATATAAGTACTCAAAAAATACTTGATATCGATGTCGACAGCAAGCTAGGCATACCGATGCCAATTTGCTCGCTCGTTAACCGAGCGCTTATACACTAAAACCTATAGATATAATGCCAATATATAGCGCcgtattttattgtgtttgttcATTTTCCCCCAGCCGAGTCGGGTTAAACAGCCTgtatattacacacacattaaatatattattaaacgacgtttacattgtatattttaataatatattatatttacacgtgACGTACAATTTATCTATTGCAGAGGTAAACACTCACTGCGTCGCCGGTTACGCGTTCATGAAATGCGCCTTGGAACATTCCCCGATGGttggtacctatttttttttgtttacggtggtgatttcatttttttttgatttttacaggCTAAAGATATGGTCAAAAACTATTTGTCCACCAAAGAAAACACTCCAAATGAAGACGAAGCCGGAGAATAACacaatacatacctaatattataaacaattgtacaatacttaataattattattatatattataatgtatacgcaGTTTAATGCACTCATATAGTATACGCTTCGTTATgcgtttcaattaaaatatatacaatataaataaatacattaacacgaaatcataataatttgtacagatttataaatacatttttttttttaaatttaaaacggcATTTAGTAAGTCGTTGTACTCGtgccaattataatatatttttatactataatatgcctTATACGTCTATATAGGTTGTTCATAAATGTCTATCGTAAATCGCATGACAAtgcgtacctatgtataatatgattaataaccAGTTAACTGTGTTCCATGATGTTGCATATACCTAGGTAATAGCAGGTTACCTTGCCTGCGTGCAGGTAACGTTACATTAGTTCGGTCatgacaataatacataatattgttaattattattgactattgtgacgaatagtagtaaatatatctatacttaAGACGACTGAATTCATCGTAATCATTGGACATTGTTGTCAGGATATCGATAATGGCatcgttgaa includes:
- the LOC132932414 gene encoding uncharacterized protein LOC132932414 isoform X2, coding for MNSISVIIPVSAEKKYNNQSELIDDMLDNVFQCMQELDLNPDVCGELLLKDKNHDDKRYDNCKCLGPCVGKKMGTMNTETGKWNWAKLKQLSALLDNEMLKNEADILQKNCFDEVNTHCVAGYAFMKCALEHSPMAKDMVKNYLSTKENTPNEDEAGE
- the LOC132932414 gene encoding uncharacterized protein LOC132932414 isoform X1, whose translation is MFTKTLLVCLFAAISVIIPVSAEKKYNNQSELIDDMLDNVFQCMQELDLNPDVCGELLLKDKNHDDKRYDNCKCLGPCVGKKMGTMNTETGKWNWAKLKQLSALLDNEMLKNEADILQKNCFDEVNTHCVAGYAFMKCALEHSPMAKDMVKNYLSTKENTPNEDEAGE